GGTGCGTCCGGCGGCGCCTGGCCGATGGACCCCTCGATGGCGGTGCCGTCATATTTCATGCCGCAGGGCGTCTCGGCCGACCTGATCGCGACCAAATACGGTTTTTCGCGCGACGACGTCGACGCCTACGCGGTGCAGAGCCAGCAGCGGGCGGCGAAGGCCTGGGACGAGGGCCGCTTCAAGAATTCGGTGGTGCCGGTCAAGGACATCAACGGCCTCACCATCCTCGCCAAGGACGAGCACATGCGGCCGACCACGACAATGCAGTCGCTCGGCCAGTTGCAGCCGTCGTTCGTGGCGATGGGCCAGATGGGCGGCTTCGACGCGGTGGCGATCCAGTCGCATCCCGAAGTCGAGCGCATCAACTACGTGCACCACGCCGGCAACTCGTCCGGCATCGTCGACGGCGCCGGCGCGGTGCTGCTCGGCAGCAAGGAAGCCGGCGCCAAGCATGGCCTGAAGGCGCGCGCGAAGATCCGCGCCTTTGCCAATATCGGCTCGGAGCCGGCGATGATGCTGACCGGCCCGGTCGATGTCACCGAAAAGCTGTTCGAGCGCTCCGGTATGAAGAAGTCGGACATCGACCTGTTCGAACTCAACGAGGCCTTTGCCTCGGTGGTGCTGCGCTACATGCAGGCCTTCGACATCGATCCCTCGAAGATCAACGTCAATGGCGGCGCCATCGCGCTCGGTCATCCCCTGGGCGCCACCGGCGCCATGATCCTCGGCACCGTGCTCGACGAACTCGAGCGCACCAACAAGCAGACCGCGCTGGTGACCCTGTGCATCGGCGGCGGCATGGGGACGGCTACGATCATCGAGCGGGTTTAATTTTTTCCCCTCTCCCCTTGTGGGAGAGGGTGCGCTCGCGAAGCGAGGGCGGGTGAGGGGTCTCTATCCGCGGACACAAACCCCTCATCCGGCTCGAACGCGCTTCGCGTGTTCTCGCCACCTTCTCCCACAAGGGGAGAAGGGAAAACCAATTGGGAGCAACACATGGCCTTCAAGAACTTCAAGACCGAGACCGACGCCGACGGCATCGTGCTGGTGACTTGGGACACGCCCGGCCGTTCGATGAACGTGCTGGACGAGACCTCGATCACCGAGCTCGAGGCGATCATCAAGCAGACCTCCGAAGACGCCGCCGTCAAGGGCGTCGTCATCACCTCGGGCAAGGAAGCGCTGTGCGCCGGCGCTGACCTTTCGATGCTCGAGGGCATGGCCCAGACCTATGCCGGGCTGCTCAGGGAAAAGGGCGAGGTTGCCGCCAACCAAGTGCTGTTCGACCAGAGCCGCCGCTTCTCGCAGGTGTTCCGCTCGATCGAAACCTCAGGCAAGCCGTGGGTCGCGGCCATCAACGGTCTCGCGCTCGGCGGCGGTTTTGAGCTGACGCTGTCCTGCCACTACCGTGTCGCGGCGGATAATCCCAAGACCCGGCTTGGTCTGCCCGAAGTCAAGGTCGGGCTGTTTCCGGGCGCCGGCGGCACCCAGCGCGTGCCGCGCATCGTCTCGCCGCAGGATGCGATGCAGTTGTTGCTGAAGGGCGAGGCGATCAACCTCGCCAAGGCCAAGGCGCTGAACCTGATTCACGCCATCGTTCCTCCCGCCGAGATGATCAAGGCCGCGAAGGACTGGATCAAGGGCGGCGGCAAGCCGATCGCGCCGTGGGACGAAAAGGGCTTCAAGCTGCCGGGCGGACTGGTGTTCTCCAAGATGGGCATGCAGATGTTCCCGGCGGGCAACGCGATCTACCGCCGCGAGACCTACGACAACTATCCGGCGGCGCGCGCCATCATGAGCTGCGTCTATGAAGGCCTGCAGTTGCCGATCGACGCGGCGCTGCGGGTCGAGTCGCGTTACTTCACGCAGGTGCTGCGCTCCAACGAAGCCGCCGCGATGATCCGCAGCCTGTTCCTGTCGATGCAGGAACTGAACAAGGGCGCGCGGCGCCCGGCCAACGTGCCGCCGACCAAAGTGAAGAAGCTCGCCGTGATCGGTGCCGGCTTCATGGGCGCCAGCGTCGGTTACGTCTCGGCGCGGGCCGGCATCGACGTGGTGCTGATCGACCGCGACCAGGAAAGCGCCGACAAGGGTAAGGGCCACGCCCAGGCCGTGATCGACGACCTGATCAAGAAGGGCCGCGCCAAGGAAAGCGATCGCGACGCCATCCTCGGCCGCATCTCCGCGACCGCCGATTACAACGTGCTGAAGGACTGCGACCTGGTCATCGAGGCCGTGTTCGAGGATCGAAAAGTGAAGGCGGATACCTACGCCAAGGCGCAGCCGCTATTGAAGGAGGGCGCGATCATCGCCTCCAACACCTCGACCTTGCCGATCACCTCGCTGGCGGAAGAGTTCAAGGACCAGGGCAAGTTCATCGGCATCCACTTCTTCTCGCCGGTCGAGAAGATGATGCTGGTCGAAATCATCGTCGGCAAAAACACCGGCGACCTCGCGCTCGCCACCGCGCTGGATTATGTGCGGGTGATCGGCAAGACGCCGATCGTCGTCAACGATTCCCGCGGCTTCTTCGCCAACCGCTGCGTGATGCGCTACATCGCCGAGGGCACCGAGATGTTCCTCGAAGGCGTGCCGCCGGCGATGATCGAGAACACCGCGAAGATGGCCGGCATGCCCGTCGGCCCGCTGTCGCTGTCGGACGAAGTGGCGCTCGACCTCGGCCTCAAGGTCATGAAGGCGACCGAGGCCGATCTCGGCCCCAACGCGGTCAACCAGGACCAGAAGAAGCTGATGGTCGAACTGGTCGAGAAACAGGGCCGGTTCGGCCGCAAGAATGCCAAGGGCTTTTACGACTATCCCGAGAAGGGCAAGGGCCAGAAGAGCCTGTGGCCGGGCCTCGGCGCGCTGCAGCCGAAACATCTCGATCCCGATACGCTCGACATCGAGGAACTGAAGCAGCGCTTCCTGGTGACCCAGGCGGTGGAAGCCGCGCGCACGGTGGAAGATCACGTCATCACCGACATGCGCGAGGCCGATGTCGGCTCGATCCTCGGCTTCGGCTTCGCGCCGTTCACCGGCGGCACGCTGTCCTATATCGACTTCATGGGCACCAGGAAGTTCGTCGAACTCTGCCACAAGCTCGAGGCCAAATACGGTTCCCGTTTCACGCCGCCGAAACTGCTGGTCGAGATGGCCGCCAACGGCGAGACCTTCTATGGCCGCTTCCCGCCGAAGAAGCAGGCGGCGGCGTAAGCCCGCGCGTATTGGCGAATGGCAACGCGGCGAGGCAATAGACACGACGTCATTCCGGGGCGATGCGAAGCATCGAACCCGGAATCTCGAGATTCCGGGTCTGGTGCTGCGCACCATCCCGGAATGACGGGCAGAAAAAAGGGCCGGATCATCGATCCGGCCCCTTTCGCATTCCCGATGCTGAAAGCTTATGCCGCCTTCATCAGGCCTTCCTTGACAAGGGCTTCCTGCACCTTCGGGCGGGCGCCGACACGGGCCTTGTAGGCCATCAGGTTCGACATGCCGGCGAGATCCCACTTCATCCGCTCGGCCCAGGCCAGCATCGTGAACATGTAGCCGTCGGCCACGGTGAACTGCTTGCCCATCAGATAGTCTTTCCCGGCCAGTTCGCCGTCGACATACTTGAACTTGCCCATCACGCGGTCCTTGAAGAACGCCTTGGCGTCATCGGCGAGCACGGGGCTGAACTGCGGGCCAATGTTCTTGTGCAATTCGCTGTTGATGTAGGTGAGCCATGCCTGCAGCTTGTAGCGCTCGTCGCTGTCGCGGGCGGGCGCCAGGCCCTTGCCGGCCTTGTCGGCGATCATCTGGACGATGACCGGGCCTTCGGTGACGAGTTCGCCGGAGTCCAGCGCCAGCGCCGGCACCTGGCCCTTCGGGTTGATCTTCAGATAATCGTCGCCGTTTTCCAGCTTCTTGGCGCGCAGGTCGACCTTGACCAGGTCGTAGGGCAGACCGGCCTCCAGCAGCGCGATATGGGGGGAGAGCGAGCAGGCGCCGGGCGAATAATACAATTTCATCGGATTTTCCTTCCCTCGACATTTAAGGATTGCGGCTTTTGAGCCTGAGGCCCCGAGCGTATCAGAACCGGTGGGGCCCAAAACCGCTATTGTGTGACGTTTTCTTTACGAGATCAGGTGTTTGAAAACGTTCCGGAGTGACTAAATGCATCTGCATGAAATAGTCAAGATTGATGCAGCTGCATTTAGTGCGGTACACTGATCCGTGACAGAGACGGACTGAACGATGAAACGCAAACCTTCGACCGAGGCCACCGCCGCGTGGATCCGCCTGATGCGGGTCCAGAGCCGGGTGCTCGATGCCGTCGAGCAGGATTTGAAGAAAGCCGGCTTCCCGCCGCTGGCCTGGTATGACGCGCTCTTGGAATTGTCGCGCGCGCCGTCCGGCGAGATGCGCCCGGTGGAGCTGGAGAAGCAGATGCTGATCCCGCAATACTCGACCTCGCGGCTGATCGACCGTCTGGTCGATGAGGGGCTGGCGGCGCGGCGCGAATGCAAGATCGACAAGCGCGGCCAGTTCGTCGAGATCACCGAGGCCGGGCGCGAGCTGCAGAAGAAGATGTGGAACGCCTATTCGGCGGCGATCGAAAAATACGTCGGCTCCAAGCTCTCCGATGCCGATGCCATCAAGCTGTGCGGTCTGCTCGACCGGCTCGGCTGCTCCTGCGGGGATATCAAGGCAGTGGCCGCCCGAGACGGCGTGCCGGCGCGATGATAGCCCCGATACCTTTCGTTGCTGCGGACAATGCCGTCCGTATCCCCCTTGGCCATACGGCGCGTTCGGTCGAATCGCCCCACATCCGGATTTTTTATGGCGCGTGACCAGATCGATATGACGCCGCTGCAATCGCGCGACGAACTCGTGGCGTGGCTGGAGGCCGGCGTGAAGCCGCCGAGCGAATTCCGCATCGGCACCGAACACGAGAAGACCCCGTTCACGCTCGAGGGCCACCAGCCTGTGCCGTATGAAGGCGGCAAGGGCATCGGCGCGCTGCTCGAAGGCATGCAGCTCCTGCTTGGCTGGGAGCCGATCATGGAGCGCGGCAACATCATCGGGCTTTACGACGTCACCGGCGGCGGCGCGATTTCGCTGGAGCCCGGCGGCCAGTTCGAATTGTCGGGCGCACCGGTCGAGACCGTGCACCAGACCCAGTCGGAGCTGATGGCGCACCTGGCGCAGGTGCGCGAGATCGCGACCCCGCTCGGCATCGGCTTTCTCGGGCTCGGCATGACGCCGTCCTGGTCGCGCAAGCAGATCCCGATGATGCCCAAGGGCCGCTACAAGATCATGACCAACTACATGCCGAAGGTCGGCAAATACGGCCTCGACATGATGTACCGGACCTGCACGGTGCAGACCAACCTCGACTTCTCCTCGGAAGCCGACATGGTCAAGAAGCTCAGGGTATCGGTGGCGCTGCAGCCGATCGCGACCGCGCTGTTTGCCAATTCGCCGTTCACCGAAGGCAAGCCCAACGGGTACCTCTCGTTCCGTTCCGAAATCTGGCGCGACACCGACAATGCGCGCTCGGGCATGATTCCCTGGGCGTTCGAGGACGGCATGGGGTTCGAGCGCTGGGTCGATTACGCGCTGGATGTGCCGATGTATTTCGTCAAGCGCGGCGACGAATATATCGACGTGTCGGGTTCGTCGTTCCGCGCCTTCTTCGACGGCAAGAACCCGGCATTCCCCGGCGAGCGCCCGACGCTGTCGGACTGGGCCAACCATCTGTCGACGATTTTCCCGGAAGTGCGGCTGAAGCGCTATCTGGAAATGCGCGGCGCCGACGGCGTGCCGTGGGGCCGGCTGCCGGCGCTGCCGGCGTTCTGGGTCGGGCTGTTGTACGACGACGACACCCTCAACGCGGCCTGGGATCTGGTCAGCCACTGGAATGCCTATGAGCGTCAGGCGTTGCGCGACGATGTGCCGCGTCTGGGCTTCAAGGCCAGGATCCGGGACCGCTATCTGTTCGAGATCGCCAGGGAATGCCTGAAGCTGTCATACGCCGGATTACGGCGGCGCAACCGCGTCGATCATTCCGGCCGCGACGAGAGCCGGTTTCTCGAGCCGCTGGAGCGGATTCTCGATTGCGGGCGGACCCCGGCCGAAGAGATGCTGGAGAAATTCAACGGCGCCTGGGGCGGCTCCGTGGAGCCGGCCTATCAGGAATACGCGTTCTAACCCCTTCGGATTGAAGGCTTGTTCCGGCGCGCTTGCTCGCGCGACAGGGGCCGGCCGCGGGTCACGTCCGCTTGCAGGCCTGATCTGAAAGCGCATGACCTGAAAGTGCCCGCCCGACGACGCTGGCGAATGCCGCATTTTTGAGCCGTTCATCCACCGTACAGGTTGAGGCCGCTCAAATGAGGCTTCGCGACGCGTATTCGAAAGCAATCGCAGATGGGGACAGGTCGCCTGCTCAGGGCGTGTGTGGTGGCGCTCGCCTTTCTGGCGGGGGTGACAGCCGTGCGTCCGGCGCTGGCACAGGCCAATTTCGATCGTCCGGGCGGCGATTATCTGAGTGCGCCGGTCAGCTCGGGGGATCCAGCCGATTGCGCGCTGGTCTGCGAGCGCGACAAGCGCTGCCGGGCCTGGAGCTTCAGCTATCCGACCGACGCGACCAACGGCGCGGTGTGCTGGCTCAAGAGCAATGTGCCGGCCCGCGCGCAGGATAATTGCTGCGTCTCCGGCGTGCGTGGCGCCGGCGTGGTCGAACCCAGGAATACCACGGTCGAAACCTCGATCGACCGTTTCGGCGGCGACTACAAGAATTTCGATCTCAACGGCTCTGAAGGCGACGACGCCTGCAAGGCCGCCTGCGTCGCCGACAACAAATGCCGCGCCTGGACCTATGCCCGGCCGGGCTATGCCGGCCGCGACGCCCATTGCTACCTGAAGAAAGACATCAAGCCGCCGCGCCGCAAGGCCGGGTTTATTTCCGGCGTGGTGCGGTAATCCCTCCGTCATTCCGGGGCGATGCGAAGCATCGAACCCGGAATCTCGAGATTCCGGGTCTGGTGCTTACGCACCATCCCGGAATGACGGCAACACCGTCACCTCCGGCCACAACGCCTTCCAGCGCGCCGCCTTCTTTGCATAGTTCTCCGCCGAGAAATTCGCGGTCCGATTTGGCCGCACGATCAGATTGGCCGCGTCGTCAAAGCCGTCCGGCGCATAGACGTCATAGCCAGCCTGCGTGCGGCGAATGCCGATGCGAGTGTTTTTCGTCAGGAAGCGGTCGATGCCCTCGGTCGAAGTGTGCAGCGGCGGGTAGGGCAGGCCGTGCTTTTGCGTGTACCAGAGGTGCACGCGGGCCTGGTTGCGCACTTCAACGGTGACGCCGAGTTTGGCGAAGCGTTCGGCCAGGGTGCGGATGACCGCGTCTTCGGCTTCCCACGAGGTATCGGGATCGAAATAGAACACGTCGTAATCGCTAATTCCGTAGTCGACGTCGCGGCCGGTCGTGACGTTCCACACCGTCTGCACCAGACAGCCGGAGACCAGCCAGGCGTCGGGGAGTGCGACCGTGAACAGCTCGTCGACGATGATCGCGTTGACGGGATTGCGCAGGGCAAGGCTGAGGAATTCGTCCCGGGTCATGGAAGATTTACACGTTGGATGCGCCGGTTTTCCTCAGCCGCGCAATTGATTGCTTCGCTTGCGCTCGCAATGACGGAAGCGGCTAAAGCGCGTCAAATTCCTTCACCGCCGCCTTTGACGCCAGCGTGCGCCAGTGCCGGCGCAGCAGCGGTTCGACG
The Bradyrhizobium sp. KBS0727 genome window above contains:
- a CDS encoding FAD-dependent oxidoreductase, with the protein product MAFKNFKTETDADGIVLVTWDTPGRSMNVLDETSITELEAIIKQTSEDAAVKGVVITSGKEALCAGADLSMLEGMAQTYAGLLREKGEVAANQVLFDQSRRFSQVFRSIETSGKPWVAAINGLALGGGFELTLSCHYRVAADNPKTRLGLPEVKVGLFPGAGGTQRVPRIVSPQDAMQLLLKGEAINLAKAKALNLIHAIVPPAEMIKAAKDWIKGGGKPIAPWDEKGFKLPGGLVFSKMGMQMFPAGNAIYRRETYDNYPAARAIMSCVYEGLQLPIDAALRVESRYFTQVLRSNEAAAMIRSLFLSMQELNKGARRPANVPPTKVKKLAVIGAGFMGASVGYVSARAGIDVVLIDRDQESADKGKGHAQAVIDDLIKKGRAKESDRDAILGRISATADYNVLKDCDLVIEAVFEDRKVKADTYAKAQPLLKEGAIIASNTSTLPITSLAEEFKDQGKFIGIHFFSPVEKMMLVEIIVGKNTGDLALATALDYVRVIGKTPIVVNDSRGFFANRCVMRYIAEGTEMFLEGVPPAMIENTAKMAGMPVGPLSLSDEVALDLGLKVMKATEADLGPNAVNQDQKKLMVELVEKQGRFGRKNAKGFYDYPEKGKGQKSLWPGLGALQPKHLDPDTLDIEELKQRFLVTQAVEAARTVEDHVITDMREADVGSILGFGFAPFTGGTLSYIDFMGTRKFVELCHKLEAKYGSRFTPPKLLVEMAANGETFYGRFPPKKQAAA
- a CDS encoding nucleotidyltransferase family protein, whose amino-acid sequence is MTRDEFLSLALRNPVNAIIVDELFTVALPDAWLVSGCLVQTVWNVTTGRDVDYGISDYDVFYFDPDTSWEAEDAVIRTLAERFAKLGVTVEVRNQARVHLWYTQKHGLPYPPLHTSTEGIDRFLTKNTRIGIRRTQAGYDVYAPDGFDDAANLIVRPNRTANFSAENYAKKAARWKALWPEVTVLPSFRDGA
- a CDS encoding MarR family winged helix-turn-helix transcriptional regulator, whose amino-acid sequence is MKRKPSTEATAAWIRLMRVQSRVLDAVEQDLKKAGFPPLAWYDALLELSRAPSGEMRPVELEKQMLIPQYSTSRLIDRLVDEGLAARRECKIDKRGQFVEITEAGRELQKKMWNAYSAAIEKYVGSKLSDADAIKLCGLLDRLGCSCGDIKAVAARDGVPAR
- the gstA gene encoding glutathione transferase GstA: MKLYYSPGACSLSPHIALLEAGLPYDLVKVDLRAKKLENGDDYLKINPKGQVPALALDSGELVTEGPVIVQMIADKAGKGLAPARDSDERYKLQAWLTYINSELHKNIGPQFSPVLADDAKAFFKDRVMGKFKYVDGELAGKDYLMGKQFTVADGYMFTMLAWAERMKWDLAGMSNLMAYKARVGARPKVQEALVKEGLMKAA
- a CDS encoding acetyl-CoA C-acetyltransferase; amino-acid sequence: MPEAYIYDHVRTPRGRGKADGSLHEVTALALATVPLRALKERNNLPEDVVDDVILGVVDPVGEAGSDIARFAAMKAGLGEAVPGVQISRFCASGLDAVNFAAAQIMAGQHELVIGGGAESMSRVGIGASGGAWPMDPSMAVPSYFMPQGVSADLIATKYGFSRDDVDAYAVQSQQRAAKAWDEGRFKNSVVPVKDINGLTILAKDEHMRPTTTMQSLGQLQPSFVAMGQMGGFDAVAIQSHPEVERINYVHHAGNSSGIVDGAGAVLLGSKEAGAKHGLKARAKIRAFANIGSEPAMMLTGPVDVTEKLFERSGMKKSDIDLFELNEAFASVVLRYMQAFDIDPSKINVNGGAIALGHPLGATGAMILGTVLDELERTNKQTALVTLCIGGGMGTATIIERV
- a CDS encoding PAN domain-containing protein; translation: MGTGRLLRACVVALAFLAGVTAVRPALAQANFDRPGGDYLSAPVSSGDPADCALVCERDKRCRAWSFSYPTDATNGAVCWLKSNVPARAQDNCCVSGVRGAGVVEPRNTTVETSIDRFGGDYKNFDLNGSEGDDACKAACVADNKCRAWTYARPGYAGRDAHCYLKKDIKPPRRKAGFISGVVR
- a CDS encoding glutamate--cysteine ligase, yielding MARDQIDMTPLQSRDELVAWLEAGVKPPSEFRIGTEHEKTPFTLEGHQPVPYEGGKGIGALLEGMQLLLGWEPIMERGNIIGLYDVTGGGAISLEPGGQFELSGAPVETVHQTQSELMAHLAQVREIATPLGIGFLGLGMTPSWSRKQIPMMPKGRYKIMTNYMPKVGKYGLDMMYRTCTVQTNLDFSSEADMVKKLRVSVALQPIATALFANSPFTEGKPNGYLSFRSEIWRDTDNARSGMIPWAFEDGMGFERWVDYALDVPMYFVKRGDEYIDVSGSSFRAFFDGKNPAFPGERPTLSDWANHLSTIFPEVRLKRYLEMRGADGVPWGRLPALPAFWVGLLYDDDTLNAAWDLVSHWNAYERQALRDDVPRLGFKARIRDRYLFEIARECLKLSYAGLRRRNRVDHSGRDESRFLEPLERILDCGRTPAEEMLEKFNGAWGGSVEPAYQEYAF